The following are encoded together in the Thermodesulforhabdus norvegica genome:
- the nadA gene encoding quinolinate synthase NadA — MRNQEIVEKIQKLKEERRAIILAHNYQNPEIQDIADFTGDSLELSRTAAETDASVIVFCGVHFMAETAAILNPERIVLLPRLDAGCPMADMITADDLRKIREKYPDAPIVTYVNSTAEVKALSTVCCTSANVIKVVSSLSNHPLVYMTPDRNLALYASRHVKANIAYWDGYCPIHDGLRAEDVLRARKNHPNAVFIAHPECRPEVIELADHVFSTSGMLRFVEESDHDEFIIGTEVGILYPMKKRAPDKKFHPASERMVCANMKKTTILDVLRALETLEPRVTVPEDVRKNALSAILKMLEMV; from the coding sequence ATGAGGAATCAAGAGATCGTAGAAAAAATTCAGAAACTGAAGGAAGAAAGAAGGGCCATAATCCTTGCACATAACTATCAAAACCCTGAGATTCAGGACATCGCAGATTTTACCGGTGATTCTCTGGAATTGAGCCGAACAGCCGCGGAAACCGATGCATCCGTTATAGTCTTTTGCGGCGTTCACTTTATGGCCGAAACGGCGGCCATACTCAATCCCGAGCGCATTGTGTTGCTCCCCCGGTTGGATGCCGGGTGCCCTATGGCCGACATGATAACTGCCGATGATTTGAGAAAAATACGGGAAAAATATCCGGATGCTCCGATTGTTACCTACGTTAATTCCACGGCAGAGGTGAAGGCACTGAGTACCGTCTGCTGCACATCGGCAAACGTCATCAAGGTTGTGTCATCACTCTCCAATCATCCTCTGGTTTACATGACCCCTGATAGAAACCTTGCTTTATATGCGTCGCGGCACGTCAAGGCAAATATCGCATACTGGGACGGCTATTGTCCCATTCACGATGGGCTTAGAGCGGAGGATGTGCTCCGTGCCAGAAAAAACCATCCCAATGCCGTATTTATTGCCCACCCCGAGTGTCGACCTGAAGTCATCGAACTTGCCGATCACGTCTTTAGCACCTCCGGAATGCTTCGTTTTGTTGAAGAAAGTGACCACGATGAGTTCATTATCGGGACGGAAGTGGGAATTCTCTATCCGATGAAGAAAAGAGCACCTGATAAGAAATTCCATCCTGCCTCGGAACGAATGGTCTGTGCTAACATGAAAAAGACCACGATTCTGGACGTACTCAGGGCACTGGAAACTCTCGAGCCAAGGGTCACCGTACCGGAAGATGTTCGTAAGAACGCACTTTCGGCCATATTAAAGATGCTGGAGATGGTATAG
- the pdxA gene encoding 4-hydroxythreonine-4-phosphate dehydrogenase PdxA — MPESGRVPRIAITMGDPCGVGPEVVAAALSDPEVRRQCLPVVIGEPLAFRRACKVLGVEAEVREIRSPESVAESSIKEVPVYCPMRLEERDVEPGKPTNRTARATISYIETAVRMTMEGITDAVCTAPINKAVLASSGFPFPGHTEFLQYLTGSDKAVMMLVGPSLRVSLVTIHVPLREVCSLLSIEGITDTISITGKALWEFFGIESPRIAVCGVNPHAGEGGKFGREETEIIGRAVKRASDMLPFQISGPHPADTVFFHACRGAYDAVVAMYHDQGLLPIKLLHFHEAVNVTLGLPLIRTSVDHGTAYDIAGKGLAHPGSMKAAVSLAAKMVGQGRHRREAGRT; from the coding sequence GTGCCCGAATCCGGTCGTGTACCCAGAATTGCCATAACCATGGGAGACCCCTGTGGTGTGGGCCCTGAGGTCGTTGCGGCTGCCCTTTCAGACCCGGAAGTTCGCAGGCAGTGTCTTCCCGTTGTGATAGGAGAGCCACTCGCATTCCGGAGAGCCTGTAAGGTACTGGGAGTCGAGGCAGAAGTCCGGGAAATTCGGTCACCGGAAAGTGTTGCGGAAAGCAGCATAAAAGAAGTTCCTGTATACTGCCCAATGCGGCTGGAAGAACGGGACGTAGAACCGGGAAAACCCACAAACAGGACTGCCAGAGCCACAATTTCGTACATAGAAACGGCCGTTCGTATGACCATGGAGGGGATAACGGATGCCGTCTGCACCGCGCCTATAAACAAAGCCGTGCTTGCAAGTTCCGGTTTTCCTTTTCCAGGACACACGGAGTTTCTGCAGTATCTTACGGGATCGGACAAAGCGGTCATGATGCTGGTAGGACCATCCCTCCGCGTATCTCTCGTGACGATACATGTGCCGCTGAGGGAGGTGTGTTCTCTCCTCAGTATAGAGGGAATAACCGACACCATATCGATAACGGGGAAAGCCCTTTGGGAATTTTTCGGGATAGAAAGCCCCAGGATAGCGGTCTGTGGCGTTAACCCTCATGCCGGAGAAGGAGGAAAATTCGGCAGAGAAGAGACAGAGATCATCGGCAGGGCCGTTAAGCGGGCATCCGACATGCTCCCCTTCCAAATATCAGGGCCTCACCCCGCCGACACGGTATTTTTTCACGCCTGCCGGGGCGCCTATGATGCCGTCGTTGCCATGTATCACGATCAGGGTCTCCTGCCCATTAAACTGCTTCACTTTCACGAAGCGGTTAATGTGACACTTGGGCTACCTCTGATTAGGACATCCGTTGACCACGGAACGGCCTACGATATTGCAGGTAAAGGCCTAGCTCATCCGGGTAGCATGAAGGCAGCAGTTTCTCTGGCGGCGAAAATGGTCGGACAGGGCCGGCATCGAAGGGAGGCGGGTCGGACATGA
- a CDS encoding LolA family protein, which translates to MKKPRWLAAFCLLCAFLSGFAGLGCAGTSQDPQSPRAVISQIQNRYRSIGSFDARFIQESFSPGRLSPDVVGRGIFVYRGTCRMAWKYDSPEEQVFVILPQVAWLFSAKERQIQLFGSESLKNSVLDKLLSDNIEEAFSVEPHSIPRKDSENLLPIVLIPKSEASNIKQVTVTVNITTGQIHRVDVLDLVGRRNIIIFFDEKIPGGTELDELFEIPEDPEITVIDERGVLMSPDQLRLRVEKNTGKEQCGR; encoded by the coding sequence ATGAAGAAACCTCGCTGGCTGGCAGCATTTTGCTTACTCTGCGCTTTTTTGTCCGGTTTTGCCGGACTCGGTTGTGCAGGAACTTCGCAGGATCCACAATCTCCCAGGGCCGTTATAAGCCAGATACAAAACCGTTATCGGTCTATCGGAAGTTTTGACGCCCGGTTTATCCAGGAAAGTTTTTCTCCGGGAAGGCTTTCCCCCGATGTTGTGGGCAGGGGAATTTTCGTATACCGGGGCACTTGCAGAATGGCCTGGAAGTACGATTCTCCGGAAGAGCAGGTTTTTGTTATACTTCCTCAGGTTGCATGGCTTTTTTCGGCAAAGGAGAGGCAGATACAGCTTTTCGGCTCGGAATCCCTCAAGAACTCTGTGCTGGATAAGTTACTGAGCGACAACATAGAAGAAGCCTTTTCTGTAGAACCGCACAGCATTCCCCGAAAGGATTCTGAAAACCTCTTGCCCATAGTACTTATCCCCAAAAGCGAAGCGTCGAACATAAAGCAGGTCACGGTGACCGTTAACATCACCACCGGACAAATCCATCGCGTCGATGTCCTTGACTTGGTCGGTCGGAGGAATATCATCATTTTTTTTGACGAAAAAATACCGGGGGGGACTGAGCTGGATGAACTATTCGAAATCCCGGAGGATCCGGAAATTACCGTTATAGACGAAAGGGGTGTTTTGATGTCGCCGGACCAACTCCGTCTTCGAGTTGAAAAAAATACGGGTAAGGAGCAGTGTGGACGATGA